A region of Nodularia sp. LEGE 06071 DNA encodes the following proteins:
- a CDS encoding tetratricopeptide repeat protein: MLRRLCITISVAILCQFNGSLTLAETKKPQQPDKFAPNPLEITTPDPLLPPGINKQPLTLPQQQSLQRALDELNQEATAKLQAGDQEAAFEIWNREVRLRRYLGTLAEVEALSRFGAIAWKENAGEQVRYITQRLQTLQKSAQKQKIVDLELMRSLGEAYQKLRSPQLALAVYQQILTAVEQKQDAVAVLEILTTMGELHLSWFDYPQAAATYERLLNLTATQSDRTNELAYLQQLRYIYQQTKQPQAAVDTLKRLAEIYEQENNLTKIPELKLAIGVNYESLAQENPSILTEAFNNYQEAYLMAVRSRQYARAGEALQKLVPLYRSQGQIDEALQTSQILIETQEKAINYYGMMQAYDQIGQLYLERQDYPQALAAFQKGLELAQQLKHEETYFTEQIEKASPAKL, encoded by the coding sequence ATGCTCAGACGCTTATGTATTACTATTAGTGTCGCTATCCTTTGTCAGTTTAATGGTTCGTTAACCCTGGCAGAGACTAAAAAGCCGCAACAGCCGGATAAATTTGCGCCTAATCCCCTGGAAATTACCACACCTGATCCACTGTTACCGCCTGGAATTAATAAACAGCCGTTAACTCTCCCACAACAGCAAAGTTTGCAGCGGGCGTTGGATGAGTTGAATCAGGAAGCTACAGCCAAATTGCAAGCAGGAGATCAGGAAGCTGCTTTTGAGATTTGGAACCGGGAAGTACGCTTGCGGCGGTATTTGGGTACATTGGCGGAAGTAGAAGCATTATCGCGCTTTGGGGCGATCGCCTGGAAAGAAAATGCCGGTGAGCAGGTAAGATATATTACACAACGATTGCAAACTCTGCAAAAGTCAGCACAAAAACAAAAAATTGTGGATTTAGAATTAATGCGATCGCTTGGTGAAGCATACCAAAAATTGCGATCGCCTCAACTGGCTTTAGCAGTTTATCAGCAAATTTTAACAGCAGTAGAACAAAAACAAGATGCCGTCGCAGTGCTGGAAATCCTGACAACAATGGGCGAACTGCATTTGAGTTGGTTTGATTATCCCCAAGCAGCCGCCACCTATGAGAGATTATTAAATTTAACTGCTACCCAAAGCGATCGCACTAATGAGTTAGCATACCTGCAACAACTACGTTATATCTACCAGCAGACAAAACAACCCCAAGCCGCAGTGGATACGCTCAAAAGACTAGCAGAAATCTACGAACAGGAAAATAATCTCACGAAAATACCAGAATTGAAACTAGCCATTGGTGTAAATTATGAATCCCTGGCACAGGAAAATCCTAGTATACTCACGGAAGCATTTAACAACTATCAAGAAGCTTATCTCATGGCTGTGCGATCGCGCCAGTATGCTCGTGCTGGTGAAGCCTTGCAAAAGTTAGTTCCCCTCTATCGTAGCCAAGGACAAATAGATGAAGCCTTGCAAACTAGCCAAATTCTCATAGAGACACAAGAGAAAGCCATCAACTATTATGGCATGATGCAAGCTTACGACCAAATTGGGCAATTGTATCTAGAGCGTCAAGACTATCCCCAAGCACTCGCAGCCTTTCAAAAAGGATTAGAACTAGCTCAACAACTTAAACATGAAGAAACATATTTTACTGAGCAGATAGAGAAAGCCTCGCCAGCTAAACTTTAG